Proteins encoded within one genomic window of Pseudalkalibacillus sp. SCS-8:
- the glyQ gene encoding glycine--tRNA ligase subunit alpha, giving the protein MNLQDMILTLQRYWADQGCFVMQAYDVEKGAGTMNPMTFLRSIGPEPWNVAYVEPSRRPVDGRYGENPNRLYQHHQFQVVMKPSPDNIQELYLESLKEIGIDPLEHDIRFVEDNWEAPTLSASGLGWEVWLDGMEITQFTYFQQVGGLEAKPVSVEITYGIERLASYIQDKENVFDLEWHSGITYHDLYYQPEFEHSKYTFEVSDTNMLFDLFATYEKEAERALEQQLVFPGYDYVLKCSHAFNQLDAKGAISVTERTGYIGRVRNLARKCAKAYYDQREQLGFPMVKEADRDE; this is encoded by the coding sequence ATGAACTTACAAGACATGATTTTAACTTTACAGCGTTATTGGGCAGACCAAGGCTGTTTTGTCATGCAGGCTTATGACGTGGAGAAAGGTGCGGGAACGATGAATCCAATGACCTTTCTTAGGAGCATCGGGCCTGAACCATGGAATGTCGCTTATGTTGAACCATCCCGAAGACCGGTTGACGGTCGTTATGGGGAAAACCCTAACCGGTTGTATCAACACCATCAATTTCAAGTGGTGATGAAGCCTTCTCCAGACAATATCCAAGAACTCTATTTGGAAAGCCTCAAGGAAATCGGTATCGATCCTTTAGAGCATGATATTCGATTCGTTGAGGACAATTGGGAAGCGCCAACGTTATCAGCCTCAGGTCTAGGTTGGGAAGTGTGGCTTGATGGTATGGAAATCACGCAGTTCACATATTTCCAACAGGTAGGAGGGCTGGAAGCGAAACCAGTATCCGTAGAAATTACGTATGGTATTGAAAGGCTGGCTTCGTACATACAAGACAAAGAGAATGTATTCGATCTCGAATGGCATTCCGGCATTACCTACCATGACTTGTATTACCAGCCTGAATTTGAACACTCGAAATATACATTCGAAGTATCCGATACAAATATGCTGTTTGATCTATTTGCAACGTATGAAAAAGAAGCAGAACGAGCATTGGAACAACAGCTTGTCTTTCCTGGGTATGATTATGTGTTGAAATGTTCTCACGCATTCAATCAACTTGATGCGAAGGGTGCCATTTCAGTTACAGAAAGAACAGGTTACATCGGCAGGGTGCGAAATCTGGCTCGAAAGTGTGCGAAAGCCTATTACGATCAAAGAGAACAGTTAGGTTTTCCAATGGTGAAGGAGGCTGATCGTGATGAATAG
- the glyS gene encoding glycine--tRNA ligase subunit beta, which yields MNRQDILLELGLEEMPARFVTDAMYQLSDKIAAWLTENRIAHGEVIPYSTPRRLAVKVTDVADKQEDKEEELRGPAKKIALDDEGNWSKAAIGFAKGQGVAPEDLYFKEVKNTEYVFAQKHTSGIDTMELLPELDQVIQSLHFPKNMRWGDRDFKFVRPIKWILFLFGTEVPHLEVAGVQADRKTFGHRFLGEEIEIESPAQYPTELLGQFVIADSKERKDAIQNQLENLEEEEGWVIPVDEGLLEEVNNLVEYPTALHGKFDEEFLELPSEVLITSMREHQRYFPVQNKSGELQPFFVAIRNGDHTHLQNVAKGNEKVLRARLKDAQFFYNEDKKKSIDDYLARLESIVFHEELGTIADKIQRIKTLADRTTNLLQLDQSSSASIQRAAEICKFDLVTQMVYEFPELQGVMGEKYAKIFGEDELIAAAVNEHYQPRFSGDELPGTVVGSVLSVSDKLDTIVGCFGIGIVPTGSQDPYALRRQAAGVLQILIQKGWPVSMEDLLNIVLDDYELRGLLKKDRSEVYQQLVEFFTIRLKTILQDQGIRYDVIDAVLTGEIGQVDMLIRRAEVLRSGLSDPGFKEKNDSLTRVLNIAKNLPEDGPEIKPEMFENKEEKALYERFQSCKRAGEGVQQPEEVEVFYNELMQLSEEIDQYFDHTMVNAEDETLRQNRQAQMRELSKLIKSFADFNQLVFQ from the coding sequence ATGAATAGACAAGATATTCTGCTTGAGCTCGGTTTGGAGGAAATGCCGGCGCGTTTCGTAACAGACGCAATGTATCAGCTTTCAGATAAAATTGCTGCTTGGCTGACTGAAAACCGTATTGCACACGGTGAAGTCATTCCTTATTCAACACCGAGAAGGCTTGCTGTCAAAGTGACGGATGTCGCTGATAAACAAGAAGATAAGGAAGAGGAATTAAGAGGTCCTGCAAAAAAAATCGCTTTAGATGATGAGGGGAATTGGTCGAAAGCGGCGATCGGATTTGCTAAAGGACAAGGTGTTGCCCCAGAGGATCTCTATTTCAAAGAAGTGAAGAATACGGAATATGTCTTTGCACAAAAGCACACATCCGGAATTGATACGATGGAGTTGCTTCCTGAACTTGATCAAGTCATACAGAGCCTTCACTTCCCTAAGAATATGAGATGGGGAGACCGGGATTTCAAGTTTGTGCGTCCGATTAAATGGATTCTCTTCCTATTCGGAACAGAGGTGCCTCATCTTGAAGTAGCAGGTGTCCAAGCAGACCGCAAAACATTCGGTCACCGGTTCCTAGGTGAAGAGATTGAAATTGAATCTCCGGCTCAGTATCCGACTGAATTGCTTGGTCAGTTCGTCATTGCTGATTCCAAAGAGAGGAAGGACGCAATTCAAAATCAACTCGAGAACCTTGAGGAAGAAGAGGGCTGGGTCATTCCGGTAGACGAAGGCTTGCTTGAAGAAGTGAACAACCTCGTTGAATATCCGACAGCCCTTCACGGGAAATTTGATGAAGAATTTCTGGAATTGCCTTCAGAAGTTCTCATCACTTCCATGAGGGAACATCAGCGTTATTTCCCTGTCCAAAACAAATCAGGTGAGCTTCAGCCGTTTTTCGTTGCCATACGCAATGGGGATCACACCCATCTCCAAAATGTCGCAAAAGGGAATGAAAAAGTCCTGCGCGCTCGCCTGAAAGACGCTCAATTCTTTTACAATGAAGATAAGAAAAAGTCTATTGATGATTATCTCGCACGACTTGAATCAATCGTGTTCCATGAGGAATTAGGTACAATCGCTGACAAAATCCAGCGAATCAAAACCTTGGCAGATCGCACGACGAATTTGCTTCAACTCGATCAATCATCCAGTGCTTCCATTCAAAGGGCTGCAGAAATTTGTAAATTCGATCTCGTTACGCAAATGGTATATGAATTTCCGGAATTGCAAGGCGTAATGGGTGAGAAATATGCCAAAATCTTCGGTGAGGATGAACTTATCGCGGCAGCTGTAAATGAACATTACCAGCCGAGGTTTTCTGGGGACGAACTTCCTGGTACCGTAGTAGGATCCGTCCTTAGTGTATCGGATAAATTGGATACGATTGTCGGCTGCTTCGGTATCGGCATCGTCCCAACAGGTTCACAGGATCCATATGCACTACGAAGACAGGCGGCAGGAGTACTGCAGATTCTGATTCAAAAAGGCTGGCCTGTTTCAATGGAAGACCTGTTGAACATTGTCCTGGATGACTATGAACTACGCGGACTGCTGAAAAAGGATCGTTCCGAAGTCTATCAACAACTGGTTGAGTTCTTTACAATCCGGTTGAAGACGATTCTTCAAGACCAGGGTATCCGGTACGATGTCATAGATGCTGTTCTGACAGGGGAAATCGGCCAGGTCGATATGCTCATTCGTAGAGCTGAAGTACTCAGGAGCGGATTATCAGATCCAGGCTTCAAAGAGAAGAACGATTCGTTGACAAGAGTGCTTAACATTGCAAAAAATCTACCTGAGGACGGGCCTGAAATCAAACCGGAGATGTTTGAGAATAAGGAAGAGAAAGCCTTATATGAACGGTTCCAGTCTTGTAAACGAGCTGGTGAGGGTGTTCAACAGCCTGAGGAAGTTGAAGTCTTCTATAACGAACTCATGCAGCTGTCAGAGGAGATCGATCAGTATTTTGATCATACGATGGTGAATGCAGAGGATGAAACACTTCGTCAAAATCGTCAGGCACAAATGAGAGAACTCTCAAAACTCATCAAGTCCTTTGCGGATTTCAACCAGTTAGTATTTCAATAA
- a CDS encoding YqzL family protein produces MRDFTWKLFCETGNIDTYLLWKELEEEDDFSPEVLEVEGRKGDFIETEL; encoded by the coding sequence ATGAGGGACTTTACCTGGAAATTGTTTTGCGAGACTGGAAACATCGACACGTATCTGTTGTGGAAAGAACTCGAAGAGGAAGACGATTTTTCACCTGAAGTGTTGGAAGTTGAAGGAAGGAAAGGCGATTTTATAGAGACTGAGCTTTGA
- a CDS encoding DUF188 domain-containing protein, translating to MKNTRNVLIDADACPNQIKKAILEISNFYEYKVFFIASYSHATDQYQSAEWILVDSEPESVDMYIVNHSIKGNVVITQDHGLASLLVSKGVKVISPRGKRFTEEEMPTLLESRYFSSKLRRSGYRTKGPPPFTQEDVQNFIRNFKQLFDPLKR from the coding sequence ATGAAGAATACTCGAAATGTGTTGATTGATGCAGATGCATGTCCGAACCAAATAAAGAAAGCAATCCTTGAAATCTCGAATTTCTATGAGTACAAGGTTTTTTTTATTGCCTCATACAGTCATGCGACAGATCAATATCAAAGTGCAGAGTGGATTCTTGTTGATTCTGAACCAGAATCGGTTGACATGTACATCGTGAACCATTCGATTAAGGGGAACGTCGTCATCACCCAGGACCATGGCTTAGCCAGCTTACTCGTATCCAAAGGTGTAAAGGTGATATCACCAAGAGGGAAGCGATTTACGGAAGAGGAAATGCCGACCTTGTTGGAGTCCAGATACTTTTCAAGCAAATTGAGGCGTTCCGGTTACCGGACAAAAGGGCCACCACCATTTACTCAAGAAGATGTCCAAAATTTCATTCGAAATTTCAAACAACTATTCGACCCTTTAAAACGGTGA
- a CDS encoding pyruvate, water dikinase regulatory protein has translation MTENIQRPIVYVVSDSVGETAELVVKAAASQFNSTNIEIRRVPYVEDEQTINEVVALAKDNHAIIGYTLVIPRIKEHLEKKAGSEGVPAIDIVGPMINQMADIFKKLPRNEPGLVHKLDEEYFRKVEAIEFAVKYDDGRDPRGILKSDIVLVGVSRTSKTPLSQYLALKRLKVANVPIVPEVEPPEELFQVSKSKCYGLRISPEKLNDIRRERLKALGLDDQANYANMDRIKAELEYFDKVVDKLGCKVVDVSNKAVEETANYILNIHKNRI, from the coding sequence ATGACAGAGAACATACAACGACCGATCGTCTATGTCGTTTCCGATTCTGTTGGAGAAACAGCTGAACTTGTGGTCAAAGCTGCAGCCAGCCAATTCAATTCAACCAACATCGAAATCAGACGTGTTCCCTATGTGGAGGATGAACAAACCATAAATGAAGTGGTTGCCTTAGCGAAAGACAATCATGCAATCATCGGATATACACTCGTCATTCCGAGAATAAAGGAGCACCTGGAAAAGAAGGCAGGAAGTGAAGGGGTACCAGCAATTGATATCGTCGGACCGATGATTAATCAAATGGCCGATATCTTTAAAAAGCTTCCACGAAATGAACCTGGTCTTGTTCATAAGTTGGACGAGGAATATTTCCGTAAAGTGGAAGCGATCGAATTCGCTGTCAAATATGATGATGGTCGGGATCCACGGGGGATTCTCAAATCAGATATTGTTTTGGTAGGTGTATCTCGTACATCCAAAACACCACTTTCCCAATATCTTGCCTTGAAACGGTTGAAGGTGGCCAATGTGCCGATTGTACCTGAAGTGGAGCCTCCGGAAGAATTATTCCAAGTCTCTAAATCCAAGTGTTACGGGCTGAGGATCAGTCCTGAAAAGCTGAACGACATACGACGGGAGCGCTTGAAAGCACTTGGGCTGGATGATCAGGCGAATTACGCAAATATGGATCGGATCAAAGCGGAGCTGGAGTATTTCGATAAGGTCGTCGATAAGCTAGGTTGTAAGGTTGTAGATGTATCTAACAAGGCAGTCGAAGAAACGGCGAATTATATTTTGAATATCCACAAGAACCGTATTTAA
- a CDS encoding acyl-CoA dehydrogenase: MNFDLTDEQKMIWKMIREFAEEEVAPGAEQRDKEKRFPLEIYKKLGELGMMGLPFPEEYGGGGADAVSFAIVVEELSRACGSAGITYSAHISLGGAPLHMFGTEEQKQKYLTPICTGESMGAFGLTEPNAGSDAGGTETTAVKDGDEWVINGSKCFITNASYAKHLALTAVTDRDGDKKEITAFIVNTDAPGFKVIDNYEKLGLNSSNTTELIMEDVRVPEENMLGKRGYGFRQFLATLDGGRIGIGAMGVGIAQAAYEKALAYAQERKQFGQPLSKFQATQFKLADMAMKIELARTQVYKAAWLKDQGRKFAKEASMAKLYASEICMEVCDQAIQIHGGYGYMKDYHVERFYRDGRLLEIGEGTSEVQRMVIAREIGC, encoded by the coding sequence ATGAATTTTGATTTAACTGATGAACAGAAAATGATTTGGAAGATGATCCGGGAATTTGCTGAGGAAGAAGTAGCCCCTGGGGCGGAACAACGGGACAAAGAAAAACGGTTTCCTTTAGAGATTTACAAGAAGCTTGGTGAACTAGGAATGATGGGGCTTCCATTCCCAGAAGAATATGGTGGGGGAGGTGCTGATGCTGTCAGCTTCGCAATCGTTGTTGAAGAATTGAGCCGCGCTTGTGGGTCTGCAGGTATTACGTATTCAGCCCATATATCATTAGGTGGCGCTCCGCTACACATGTTCGGGACGGAAGAGCAAAAACAAAAATATCTAACACCGATATGTACTGGAGAGTCCATGGGTGCTTTTGGTCTCACGGAACCGAACGCTGGCTCAGATGCAGGAGGAACGGAGACGACTGCGGTAAAAGATGGGGATGAGTGGGTCATAAACGGCAGCAAATGTTTCATTACCAATGCGAGCTATGCGAAGCATTTGGCACTGACGGCTGTAACAGACCGTGATGGAGATAAAAAAGAGATCACCGCCTTCATTGTGAACACAGATGCACCTGGATTCAAGGTGATTGACAATTATGAGAAGCTTGGATTGAACTCTTCAAACACGACAGAACTCATTATGGAAGATGTCAGGGTCCCTGAAGAGAATATGCTAGGTAAGAGAGGATACGGATTCAGACAATTCTTGGCTACGCTTGATGGAGGAAGAATCGGTATCGGTGCAATGGGAGTAGGGATCGCACAAGCAGCCTATGAAAAAGCACTCGCCTATGCTCAAGAAAGAAAGCAATTCGGTCAGCCGCTATCGAAATTCCAAGCAACACAATTCAAATTAGCGGACATGGCGATGAAAATCGAGCTTGCTAGGACTCAGGTCTATAAAGCAGCCTGGTTGAAGGACCAAGGGCGTAAGTTTGCGAAAGAAGCTTCCATGGCAAAGCTATATGCTTCTGAAATTTGTATGGAAGTTTGTGATCAAGCAATCCAGATTCATGGTGGATACGGATATATGAAGGATTACCATGTTGAGCGGTTCTATCGTGACGGCAGGCTCCTAGAAATCGGAGAAGGTACGTCTGAAGTACAGCGTATGGTCATTGCAAGGGAAATCGGTTGTTAA
- a CDS encoding helix-turn-helix transcriptional regulator, which yields MVLPIELNARQEKIVEIVKDYGPITGEQIAEQLDLTRATLRPDLAILTMAGYLDARPRVGYFYTGKTSAQLLTEKIRQIKVKDYLSLPVVVQEASTVYDAICTMFLEDVGTLFVVDKGAKLAGVLSRKDLLRASMGNQELNSIPVSIIMTRMPNITVCTKEDYLIEVAEKLIDKQIDAVPVIKGTDDEDAYEVIGRITKTNITKALVDFSGDAII from the coding sequence GTGGTGTTACCAATCGAACTGAATGCAAGGCAAGAAAAAATCGTAGAAATCGTCAAGGATTATGGACCAATAACGGGAGAACAGATTGCTGAACAATTGGATTTGACCCGAGCAACTCTTCGGCCGGATCTGGCCATATTGACGATGGCAGGGTACCTGGATGCGCGCCCTCGTGTCGGTTATTTCTATACAGGAAAAACAAGTGCACAATTGCTTACAGAAAAAATCCGTCAAATTAAAGTGAAAGATTACTTATCCCTACCGGTCGTCGTCCAAGAGGCTTCGACGGTTTACGATGCGATATGTACGATGTTCCTTGAAGATGTCGGTACGTTGTTTGTCGTCGATAAAGGAGCAAAATTGGCAGGTGTGTTATCCAGAAAAGATTTGTTGCGTGCAAGCATGGGGAATCAGGAGCTCAATTCAATTCCTGTCAGTATCATTATGACCCGTATGCCGAACATTACGGTCTGTACGAAAGAAGATTATCTGATTGAAGTCGCTGAAAAGCTTATTGATAAACAGATTGATGCTGTACCAGTCATCAAAGGTACCGATGACGAAGATGCCTATGAAGTAATCGGTCGGATCACGAAAACCAATATCACAAAGGCTTTGGTCGATTTCTCAGGTGATGCAATCATATAA
- the recO gene encoding DNA repair protein RecO, whose protein sequence is MLIKTEAIVIRTTDYGESNKVLTVYTKDFGKMGIMARGAKKTKSRLSSVSQLFTHAHFLIQKGSGLGSLSQGEIIHSYRGIKQDIIKTAYGAYMVEFLDKVVEENKPSSALFEFLSLSLNYLDEGIDPDILKAIFEMKMLRISGVGPQVDRCVICGKREGNFSFSIGEGGFLCQQCRHADPHSAPLSTQTARLLNLFYHIDIARLGNVSVKNETKEVLQRILTTYVDEYTGIRLKSKRFLDQIQAFE, encoded by the coding sequence ATGTTAATCAAGACGGAAGCGATCGTCATCCGTACGACCGATTACGGAGAATCGAACAAAGTATTGACAGTGTATACAAAGGATTTTGGCAAGATGGGCATAATGGCGAGAGGGGCGAAGAAGACAAAGAGTCGCCTCTCTTCTGTTTCCCAGCTTTTCACACATGCTCACTTCCTTATTCAAAAAGGAAGTGGACTGGGGAGTTTGAGTCAGGGTGAAATTATCCATTCGTATCGAGGTATCAAACAAGATATCATAAAAACGGCTTATGGAGCTTATATGGTTGAATTTCTAGACAAGGTCGTAGAAGAGAATAAGCCTTCGAGTGCGTTGTTTGAATTTCTCTCCCTTTCACTCAACTATTTGGATGAAGGGATCGACCCTGATATTTTGAAAGCAATTTTTGAAATGAAAATGCTCCGGATTTCAGGTGTAGGACCCCAAGTCGATCGGTGTGTCATATGCGGGAAGCGGGAAGGGAATTTCTCCTTTTCAATTGGTGAAGGTGGTTTCCTTTGTCAGCAATGCAGGCATGCCGATCCGCATTCTGCCCCATTATCCACACAAACTGCCAGGTTGTTGAATCTTTTCTATCATATCGATATTGCTAGGCTTGGCAATGTTTCTGTGAAAAATGAAACGAAGGAAGTCTTGCAGCGGATTTTAACGACCTACGTGGATGAATATACAGGGATCCGATTGAAATCCAAACGATTCTTGGATCAAATCCAAGCATTTGAGTGA
- the dnaG gene encoding DNA primase → MGARIPEETIERIQKSNDILEVVGEYVQLKKQGRNYFGLCPFHNENTPSFSVSSEKQIYRCFGCGKGGNVISFLMELEGFSFIEAIRNLADRIGIELPQLDTPNQNDQASKEKETMREGHGLLARLYHHCLTNTEYGQKAKEYLLNRGFTEEMIDHFQIGYAPDSWEFATSFLHKRNYSLATMQEAGILARREFDGKYFDRFRNRIMFPIWDSQGKNIAFGGRILGEGEPKYLNSPETKIFHKSKSLYGYHMARPVMRKEDKAILFEGYVDVIAAWKAGLTNGVATLGTSLTEEQARLLSRNVTTVIICYDSDQAGINAAFRASELIEKVNCNVRIAQMPQGMDPDDYIQKHGGDRFKKDVIGASLTVMAFKMQFMRRGKNLQDEGERMRYIEEILHEIAKLPKAVERDHYLRQLADEFNLSLDALKQQQYQAFMDQKRKKDKDGRNRENNPKKYIGQPSRLLPAFHNAERILLAHMLKDVSIAEKVEELLGGAFNIDEYSAISAYLYAYYAEGNTPDISMFLERIDDQRLKQVVTELAMLTINEDISDQELYDYVKQVKKYPKLLEIQEREKDKKRAEREQDMVEAARIAMEIVELKKALKS, encoded by the coding sequence ATGGGAGCACGTATTCCTGAAGAGACAATTGAACGAATACAAAAATCGAATGACATTCTCGAAGTGGTAGGTGAATATGTCCAGCTGAAAAAGCAAGGACGTAATTATTTTGGGCTATGTCCATTCCATAATGAGAATACACCTTCTTTCTCTGTTTCATCAGAAAAACAGATTTATAGATGTTTTGGATGTGGAAAAGGTGGAAATGTCATTTCATTCTTGATGGAATTAGAAGGCTTTTCCTTTATTGAAGCGATAAGAAACCTCGCTGATCGTATCGGTATCGAACTTCCCCAGCTGGACACACCAAACCAGAATGACCAAGCCTCCAAAGAGAAGGAGACAATGCGGGAGGGGCATGGGTTACTAGCAAGGTTATACCACCATTGTTTAACAAATACCGAATACGGGCAAAAAGCAAAAGAGTACTTGCTTAACCGAGGATTCACCGAAGAAATGATCGACCATTTCCAAATCGGCTATGCTCCAGATTCTTGGGAGTTTGCTACATCATTCCTGCACAAGCGGAATTATTCACTAGCTACAATGCAGGAAGCTGGGATTCTGGCTAGGCGTGAATTCGATGGCAAGTATTTCGATCGTTTCCGTAATCGGATAATGTTCCCCATTTGGGATTCCCAAGGAAAGAACATTGCTTTTGGCGGAAGGATTCTTGGTGAGGGTGAACCGAAATATTTGAACAGTCCAGAAACGAAAATTTTTCACAAAAGCAAATCACTCTACGGTTACCATATGGCTAGACCTGTTATGAGAAAAGAAGATAAGGCCATTCTGTTTGAAGGCTATGTAGATGTGATTGCTGCCTGGAAAGCCGGGCTGACGAACGGTGTGGCGACGTTAGGGACATCACTCACAGAAGAGCAAGCCCGTTTGTTAAGTCGAAACGTCACGACTGTCATCATCTGTTATGACTCTGACCAAGCGGGAATCAATGCAGCCTTCAGGGCATCGGAATTAATTGAAAAGGTGAATTGCAATGTGAGAATTGCACAGATGCCTCAAGGAATGGACCCTGATGACTATATCCAAAAACACGGAGGAGACCGGTTTAAAAAGGATGTAATAGGGGCAAGTTTGACGGTAATGGCTTTCAAAATGCAATTCATGCGCAGAGGAAAAAACCTCCAAGATGAAGGAGAACGGATGCGCTATATCGAAGAGATATTACATGAAATTGCAAAACTCCCCAAAGCTGTAGAAAGAGATCATTACTTACGACAGCTGGCGGATGAATTCAATCTCTCTCTTGATGCTTTGAAACAACAACAATATCAGGCTTTCATGGATCAGAAGAGGAAAAAGGATAAGGATGGTCGAAATAGGGAGAATAACCCTAAGAAATATATCGGTCAACCATCACGACTTCTTCCTGCCTTCCACAATGCTGAGCGGATTTTACTTGCCCATATGCTAAAGGACGTAAGTATCGCTGAAAAAGTGGAGGAGCTTCTGGGTGGAGCTTTCAACATAGACGAATACAGTGCAATTTCGGCTTACTTGTATGCGTACTATGCGGAAGGGAATACCCCTGATATCAGTATGTTTCTTGAAAGGATCGACGACCAGCGTTTGAAACAGGTGGTCACAGAATTAGCAATGCTGACAATCAATGAGGATATATCTGATCAAGAGCTTTACGATTATGTAAAGCAAGTGAAGAAGTATCCTAAATTGCTTGAAATACAAGAAAGAGAGAAAGACAAGAAACGTGCAGAACGCGAACAGGACATGGTTGAGGCTGCACGGATCGCGATGGAAATCGTGGAACTGAAAAAAGCTTTAAAGAGTTAA
- the rpoD gene encoding RNA polymerase sigma factor RpoD produces MAEKPNRQEAEGELTIDQVKEQLVELGKKRGVLTYNEVTNKLAPFEQDSDQMDVFYEYLGDQGIEIVEEDGDDPNIQEVVKSGDDEFDLNDLSVPPGVKINDPVRMYLKEIGRVDLLSADDEISLAQRIENGDEEAKRRLAEANLRLVVSIAKRYVGRGMLFLDLIQEGNMGLIKAVEKFDYRKGYKFSTYATWWIRQAITRAIADQARTIRIPVHMVETINKLIRVQRQLLQDIGREPTPEEIGKEMELSPEKVREILKIAQEPVSLETPIGEEDDSHLGDFIEDQEALAPSDAAAYELLKEQLEDVLDTLTDREENVLRLRFGLDDGRTRTLEEVGKVFGVTRERIRQIEAKALRKLRHPSRSKRLKDFLE; encoded by the coding sequence ATGGCTGAGAAACCTAATCGCCAAGAAGCGGAAGGTGAATTAACCATCGATCAAGTAAAAGAACAATTAGTTGAACTCGGTAAAAAAAGAGGCGTTCTCACTTATAATGAAGTTACCAATAAACTCGCCCCATTTGAACAAGACTCGGACCAAATGGACGTATTTTATGAGTATTTGGGTGATCAAGGAATTGAGATTGTCGAAGAGGATGGCGATGACCCAAATATTCAAGAAGTGGTCAAGAGTGGGGATGACGAGTTCGACTTAAACGACTTGAGTGTACCTCCTGGAGTAAAGATCAATGATCCAGTACGGATGTATTTGAAGGAAATCGGTCGTGTCGATCTATTATCGGCAGATGATGAAATCAGTCTCGCACAACGGATTGAGAATGGGGATGAGGAAGCGAAGCGTCGTCTCGCAGAAGCGAACCTCCGATTGGTTGTAAGTATAGCAAAACGCTATGTAGGTCGAGGGATGTTGTTCCTGGATCTCATCCAAGAAGGTAACATGGGATTGATCAAAGCGGTAGAGAAGTTTGACTATCGTAAAGGATATAAGTTCAGTACCTATGCAACCTGGTGGATCCGCCAAGCGATTACTCGTGCGATAGCTGACCAGGCAAGAACGATCCGTATTCCAGTTCATATGGTAGAGACGATTAATAAGCTCATCAGGGTACAGCGACAACTCTTGCAGGATATCGGGCGTGAACCAACACCTGAAGAGATTGGGAAGGAAATGGAGCTTTCACCGGAAAAAGTGAGAGAAATCCTGAAAATTGCTCAGGAGCCAGTCTCCCTCGAAACACCAATTGGTGAGGAAGATGATTCACATCTTGGTGATTTCATTGAAGACCAAGAGGCACTTGCTCCATCCGATGCAGCTGCATACGAATTGTTGAAAGAACAGCTTGAAGATGTATTGGATACGCTGACTGACCGTGAAGAAAATGTATTGAGACTCCGTTTCGGTCTTGACGATGGCCGTACAAGAACCCTTGAAGAAGTCGGTAAAGTATTCGGGGTCACACGTGAACGTATCCGTCAAATCGAAGCAAAAGCACTTCGCAAGCTGCGTCATCCAAGTCGTAGTAAACGCTTGAAAGATTTCTTAGAATAG